The following coding sequences are from one Epinephelus fuscoguttatus linkage group LG5, E.fuscoguttatus.final_Chr_v1 window:
- the LOC125888561 gene encoding sarcoplasmic/endoplasmic reticulum calcium ATPase regulator DWORF-like — MSKRASSHKLFPVLLMVGWIIGCTAVVYFVFIFVWRYYKVDSCGSE, encoded by the exons ATGTCCAAGAGAG CTTCGTCCCACAAACTTTTCCCTGTCCTGCTGATGGTAGGATGGATCATTGGCTGCACAGCAGTTGTCtactttgtcttcatttttgtttgg cgctACTACAAGGTTGATAGTTGTGGTTCTGAGTAA